A region of Panthera uncia isolate 11264 chromosome D4, Puncia_PCG_1.0, whole genome shotgun sequence DNA encodes the following proteins:
- the SPACA9 gene encoding sperm acrosome-associated protein 9 isoform X2, with translation MNETKESLRGIEQKYKLFQQQQFTFIAALQHCRENAHDKIRPISSIAQVQSYMEHYCNNSTDRRILLMFLDICTELSRLCQNFEALHSGTPVTNNLLEKCKSLVSQSNDLSSLRVKYPHDVVNHLSCDEARNHYGGVVSLIPMVLDLMKEWIAHSEKLPRKAVQHVVSRLLPNTW, from the exons ATGAATGAGACGAAGGAGTCCCTGCGAGGCATCGAGCAGAAGTACAAGCTCTTCCAGCAGCAACAGTTCACGTTCATCGCTGCTCTGCAGCACTGCAGGGAGAACGCCCACGACAAGATCCGGCCCATCTCCAGCATCGCACAG GTGCAGAGCTACATGGAACATTACTGCAACAACTCCACGGACCGGCGCATTCTGCTCATGTTCCTGGACATCTGCACAGAGCTAAGCAGGCTGTGCCAGAACTTCGAGGCCCTGCACTCTGGCACCCCGGTCACCAACAACCTGCTCGAGAAGTGCAAATCCCTGGTTAGCCAAAGCAATGACCTAAGCAGCCTGCGAGTGAA GTACCCTCACGATGTGGTGAACCACCTCAGCTGTGACGAGGCTAGGAACCATTACGGAGGCGTTGTCAGCCTCATCCCCATGGTCCTAGACTTGATGAAAGAATGGATCGCCCACTCGGAGAAGCTGCCCCGCAAAGCTGTGCAGCAC GTGGTTTCCCGCCTTCTTCCAAACACCTGGTGA
- the SPACA9 gene encoding sperm acrosome-associated protein 9 isoform X3, whose amino-acid sequence MEHYCNNSTDRRILLMFLDICTELSRLCQNFEALHSGTPVTNNLLEKCKSLVSQSNDLSSLRVKYPHDVVNHLSCDEARNHYGGVVSLIPMVLDLMKEWIAHSEKLPRKAVQHVSEPQARQEATAAAAPPSRTMSTQSWLRKHHLRQLTKHSPKPRGKDNGCPKPPWRPPGGKL is encoded by the exons ATGGAACATTACTGCAACAACTCCACGGACCGGCGCATTCTGCTCATGTTCCTGGACATCTGCACAGAGCTAAGCAGGCTGTGCCAGAACTTCGAGGCCCTGCACTCTGGCACCCCGGTCACCAACAACCTGCTCGAGAAGTGCAAATCCCTGGTTAGCCAAAGCAATGACCTAAGCAGCCTGCGAGTGAA GTACCCTCACGATGTGGTGAACCACCTCAGCTGTGACGAGGCTAGGAACCATTACGGAGGCGTTGTCAGCCTCATCCCCATGGTCCTAGACTTGATGAAAGAATGGATCGCCCACTCGGAGAAGCTGCCCCGCAAAGCTGTGCAGCACGTGAGTGAGCCCCAGGCACGCCAGGAAGCCACCGCAGCAGCCGCTCCGCCTTCCCGGACCATGAGCACCCAGTCTTGGTTAAGAAAACACCACCTTAGGCAACTTACAAAACACAGCCCCAAACCAAGGGGGAAAGACAACGGATGTCCAAAACCTCCCTGGAGACCACCTGGCGGGAAGCTGTAA
- the SPACA9 gene encoding sperm acrosome-associated protein 9 isoform X1 translates to MNETKESLRGIEQKYKLFQQQQFTFIAALQHCRENAHDKIRPISSIAQVQSYMEHYCNNSTDRRILLMFLDICTELSRLCQNFEALHSGTPVTNNLLEKCKSLVSQSNDLSSLRVKYPHDVVNHLSCDEARNHYGGVVSLIPMVLDLMKEWIAHSEKLPRKAVQHVSEPQARQEATAAAAPPSRTMSTQSWLRKHHLRQLTKHSPKPRGKDNGCPKPPWRPPGGKL, encoded by the exons ATGAATGAGACGAAGGAGTCCCTGCGAGGCATCGAGCAGAAGTACAAGCTCTTCCAGCAGCAACAGTTCACGTTCATCGCTGCTCTGCAGCACTGCAGGGAGAACGCCCACGACAAGATCCGGCCCATCTCCAGCATCGCACAG GTGCAGAGCTACATGGAACATTACTGCAACAACTCCACGGACCGGCGCATTCTGCTCATGTTCCTGGACATCTGCACAGAGCTAAGCAGGCTGTGCCAGAACTTCGAGGCCCTGCACTCTGGCACCCCGGTCACCAACAACCTGCTCGAGAAGTGCAAATCCCTGGTTAGCCAAAGCAATGACCTAAGCAGCCTGCGAGTGAA GTACCCTCACGATGTGGTGAACCACCTCAGCTGTGACGAGGCTAGGAACCATTACGGAGGCGTTGTCAGCCTCATCCCCATGGTCCTAGACTTGATGAAAGAATGGATCGCCCACTCGGAGAAGCTGCCCCGCAAAGCTGTGCAGCACGTGAGTGAGCCCCAGGCACGCCAGGAAGCCACCGCAGCAGCCGCTCCGCCTTCCCGGACCATGAGCACCCAGTCTTGGTTAAGAAAACACCACCTTAGGCAACTTACAAAACACAGCCCCAAACCAAGGGGGAAAGACAACGGATGTCCAAAACCTCCCTGGAGACCACCTGGCGGGAAGCTGTAA
- the SPACA9 gene encoding sperm acrosome-associated protein 9 isoform X4: MNETKESLRGIEQKYKLFQQQQFTFIAALQHCRENAHDKIRPISSIAQVQSYMEHYCNNSTDRRILLMFLDICTELSRLCQNFEALHSGTPVTNNLLEKCKSLVSQSNDLSSLRVKYPHDVVNHLSCDEARNHYGGVVSLIPMVLDLMKEWIAHSEKLPRKAVQHGAT, from the exons ATGAATGAGACGAAGGAGTCCCTGCGAGGCATCGAGCAGAAGTACAAGCTCTTCCAGCAGCAACAGTTCACGTTCATCGCTGCTCTGCAGCACTGCAGGGAGAACGCCCACGACAAGATCCGGCCCATCTCCAGCATCGCACAG GTGCAGAGCTACATGGAACATTACTGCAACAACTCCACGGACCGGCGCATTCTGCTCATGTTCCTGGACATCTGCACAGAGCTAAGCAGGCTGTGCCAGAACTTCGAGGCCCTGCACTCTGGCACCCCGGTCACCAACAACCTGCTCGAGAAGTGCAAATCCCTGGTTAGCCAAAGCAATGACCTAAGCAGCCTGCGAGTGAA GTACCCTCACGATGTGGTGAACCACCTCAGCTGTGACGAGGCTAGGAACCATTACGGAGGCGTTGTCAGCCTCATCCCCATGGTCCTAGACTTGATGAAAGAATGGATCGCCCACTCGGAGAAGCTGCCCCGCAAAGCTGTGCAGCAC GGGGCGACTTAG